In one window of Streptomyces sp. NBC_01224 DNA:
- a CDS encoding undecaprenyl-diphosphate phosphatase, which translates to MSWFESFVLGLVQGLTEFLPISSSAHLRLTAAFAGWHDPGAAFTAITQIGTEAAVLIYFRKDIVRIVSAWFRSLMNRSMRGDHDAQMGWLVIVGSIPIGVLGVTFKDQIEGPFRDLRLIATTLIVMGIVLGIADRLAARDEAGGRHRAAKERKTLKELGVKDGLIFGFCQAMALIPGVSRSGATISGGLLMGYTREAAARYSFLLAIPAVLASGVFELKDAGEGHVSWGPTIFATFIAFGVGYAVIAWFMKFITTKSFMPFVIYRVLLGLLLFALVAAGVLSPHAGESAG; encoded by the coding sequence ATGAGCTGGTTCGAATCGTTCGTCCTGGGCCTCGTTCAGGGACTGACCGAGTTCCTGCCGATCTCCTCCAGCGCACACCTGCGGCTCACCGCAGCGTTCGCCGGCTGGCACGACCCGGGTGCGGCGTTCACCGCCATCACCCAGATCGGCACGGAGGCGGCAGTCCTCATCTACTTCCGCAAGGACATCGTCCGGATCGTCTCGGCCTGGTTCCGCTCGCTGATGAACCGGTCGATGCGCGGCGACCACGACGCGCAGATGGGCTGGCTGGTCATCGTCGGCTCCATCCCCATCGGTGTGCTCGGCGTGACGTTCAAGGACCAGATCGAGGGGCCCTTCCGCGATCTGCGACTGATCGCCACCACCCTGATCGTCATGGGCATCGTCCTCGGCATCGCCGACCGTCTCGCCGCTCGCGACGAGGCAGGCGGCAGGCACCGGGCCGCCAAGGAACGCAAGACGCTGAAGGAGCTCGGCGTCAAGGACGGCCTGATCTTCGGCTTCTGCCAGGCGATGGCCCTGATCCCGGGTGTCTCCCGCTCCGGCGCCACCATCAGTGGCGGTCTGCTGATGGGGTACACCCGCGAGGCGGCGGCCCGTTACTCCTTCCTGCTCGCGATCCCGGCGGTGCTCGCCTCGGGTGTCTTCGAGCTCAAGGACGCGGGCGAGGGGCATGTGTCGTGGGGTCCGACGATCTTCGCGACGTTCATCGCATTCGGCGTGGGCTATGCCGTTATCGCCTGGTTCATGAAGTTCATCACGACCAAGAGCTTCATGCCGTTCGTCATCTACCGCGTGCTGCTCGGGCTGCTCCTGTTCGCGCTGGTGGCGGCAGGCGTGCTGAGCCCGCACGCGGGCGAGTCGGCGGGCTAG
- a CDS encoding tyrosine-type recombinase/integrase yields MQALFDAADDLVEQKRKRRRKGVLAAWRDEVMLKQVYAYGTRRRETSMLDLQDLRHNRRAKDYGRFGAPEVRFGKASRGSPPKRRTVLTAPEVDWIVPVPEAWVDEVRAGFSPGGHPALWMTERCGRLGVRRLDEVFAAVRAHAGLPEELELHCLRHTYITHLIEFGYPERFVQEQVGHAYASTTALYTWVSDEYRNRLMEASLRRRTERTGAREVGVR; encoded by the coding sequence TTGCAGGCGCTCTTCGACGCTGCCGACGACCTGGTCGAGCAGAAGCGCAAGCGCCGCCGCAAGGGTGTCCTGGCCGCGTGGCGGGACGAGGTGATGCTCAAGCAGGTCTATGCGTACGGCACCCGGCGGCGTGAGACATCGATGCTGGACCTGCAGGACCTGCGGCACAACCGTCGGGCGAAGGACTACGGGCGGTTCGGCGCGCCGGAGGTGCGGTTTGGCAAGGCCTCGCGCGGCAGCCCGCCCAAGCGACGCACGGTACTCACAGCGCCGGAGGTCGACTGGATCGTCCCCGTTCCCGAAGCGTGGGTGGACGAGGTACGGGCCGGCTTCTCGCCGGGCGGCCATCCGGCGCTGTGGATGACCGAGCGGTGCGGACGACTCGGAGTGCGGCGCTTGGACGAGGTGTTCGCAGCCGTTCGTGCGCACGCCGGGCTGCCGGAAGAGCTGGAGCTGCACTGCCTGCGGCACACCTACATCACGCACCTGATCGAGTTCGGGTATCCCGAGAGGTTCGTCCAGGAGCAGGTCGGCCATGCTTACGCGTCGACAACGGCGTTGTACACGTGGGTGTCGGACGAGTACCGCAACCGGCTGATGGAGGCGTCGTTGCGGCGCCGAACGGAACGTACGGGCGCAAGGGAGGTGGGCGTGCGGTGA
- a CDS encoding tetratricopeptide repeat protein → MVELQAGRGEWFCALAWARLLGEQGRQADALEVLAPYLATGWWTAVVAAAELLEGWGRVDEAIEITRVRMEAGHPMALESYTRLLARHGRGEEAFTLLRPHLGELSLSVALVDVAAAAGRDEEAAALLAARTEHRCSDFPWCCRGLDRDTAIGLLATIHERQGRIDEAIDLLRTRDATSVNGQDQLADLLARHGRTGEMRAYAATEELGYAGQRLAELLEERGDVEGAIAVYRQTGDSSLRRGNMTVQLARLLARHGRGNEAIDVMRVQTDARNGDDWILHTLSDLCLDQSRPEDGLEHLDALAAARRGEEEWDLYRIRLPLLAARDGVDEAIAQARSHPEGATSYAAPHIAELLADAGRTEEAVAVLEQHASTNSHDLAGYLIDLGLVENALAVLQRRTPRPPELSDGPWHDDPPF, encoded by the coding sequence ATGGTGGAGCTGCAGGCCGGACGCGGGGAGTGGTTCTGCGCGCTGGCGTGGGCGCGGTTGCTGGGTGAGCAGGGCCGGCAGGCCGACGCGTTGGAGGTGCTCGCCCCGTACCTGGCAACCGGCTGGTGGACGGCCGTTGTAGCCGCGGCCGAGCTGCTGGAGGGCTGGGGCCGGGTCGACGAGGCGATCGAGATCACCCGGGTCCGCATGGAGGCCGGGCACCCGATGGCGCTGGAGTCCTACACGCGCCTACTCGCCCGGCACGGTCGCGGCGAGGAGGCGTTCACCTTGCTGCGACCGCACCTCGGCGAGCTATCCCTCTCCGTGGCGCTGGTCGACGTCGCGGCCGCCGCCGGACGCGACGAGGAAGCCGCCGCGCTGCTCGCCGCCCGGACCGAGCACCGGTGTTCCGACTTCCCGTGGTGCTGCCGAGGCCTCGATCGCGACACGGCGATCGGGCTGCTCGCCACGATCCACGAGCGCCAAGGCCGCATTGACGAGGCGATTGACCTGCTGCGCACCCGGGACGCCACCTCGGTCAACGGCCAAGACCAGCTGGCCGATCTGCTGGCCCGGCACGGCCGGACCGGGGAAATGCGCGCCTATGCGGCGACCGAGGAGCTGGGGTACGCCGGGCAGCGCCTCGCGGAACTGCTGGAGGAACGCGGTGACGTGGAGGGCGCGATCGCCGTGTACCGGCAGACCGGCGACTCATCCCTTCGCCGGGGCAACATGACGGTGCAGCTCGCGCGGCTCCTGGCCCGGCACGGCCGGGGGAACGAAGCGATCGACGTGATGCGCGTCCAGACCGACGCCCGCAACGGGGACGACTGGATCCTCCATACTCTGTCCGACCTGTGCCTCGACCAGAGCCGCCCCGAGGACGGCCTGGAGCACCTCGACGCGCTCGCCGCCGCCCGCAGGGGCGAGGAGGAGTGGGACCTGTACCGGATACGGCTGCCGCTGCTCGCCGCCCGCGACGGCGTCGACGAAGCGATCGCACAGGCCCGCTCCCATCCCGAGGGCGCCACCTCGTACGCGGCGCCGCACATCGCCGAGTTGCTCGCCGACGCCGGACGCACCGAGGAGGCCGTCGCCGTCCTCGAACAGCACGCCTCCACAAACAGCCATGACCTGGCCGGCTACCTCATCGACCTCGGCCTCGTCGAGAACGCCCTGGCCGTCCTCCAGCGGCGTACCCCCCGGCCGCCCGAGCTGTCGGACGGCCCCTGGCACGACGATCCCCCGTTCTGA
- a CDS encoding winged helix-turn-helix transcriptional regulator, with protein MPTSTASQRRAVAKAEYDAFLAACPSRQLLERISDKWVALVLAALGGDGPRPGAASGDEPRPMRFSELSRRISGVSQKMLTQTLRSLERDGMVTRTVTPTVPVTVTYELTHLGRSLQEVMRGIKEWAEGHMEEVLTHRDGYDHRLCDAAD; from the coding sequence ATGCCGACCAGCACCGCGTCCCAGCGGCGGGCCGTAGCCAAAGCGGAGTACGACGCATTCCTCGCGGCATGTCCCAGCCGCCAACTCCTGGAGCGAATCTCCGACAAGTGGGTCGCCCTTGTGCTCGCCGCCCTGGGCGGGGACGGCCCGCGTCCTGGGGCTGCCTCCGGCGACGAACCGCGGCCCATGCGCTTCTCCGAGCTGTCACGCCGGATCTCGGGCGTGAGCCAGAAGATGCTGACGCAGACGTTGCGCTCACTCGAGCGCGACGGGATGGTGACCAGGACCGTGACCCCCACGGTGCCCGTCACCGTCACTTATGAGCTGACCCATCTCGGTCGCTCGCTCCAGGAAGTCATGCGGGGAATCAAGGAATGGGCGGAGGGCCACATGGAGGAGGTCCTCACCCATCGCGACGGCTACGACCACAGGCTATGCGACGCTGCCGACTGA
- a CDS encoding helix-turn-helix domain-containing protein, whose product MMRRMGFEWNLRRLMAERDMYQTTDLVPHLAEYGVYLSREQVFRLVTQPPQRLSMDTLAALCGILDCSPTDLITVREVRRQVAKPTASGEVDGPGVAPPARRVRVRRPEGL is encoded by the coding sequence GTGATGAGGAGGATGGGGTTCGAGTGGAATCTGCGCCGGCTGATGGCCGAGCGGGACATGTACCAGACGACGGACCTGGTGCCGCACCTGGCCGAGTACGGGGTGTACCTGTCACGTGAGCAGGTGTTCCGGCTGGTCACGCAGCCTCCGCAGCGGCTTTCGATGGACACGCTGGCCGCGTTGTGCGGGATCCTGGACTGCTCGCCGACGGACCTGATCACGGTGCGGGAGGTTCGTCGGCAGGTCGCGAAGCCGACGGCGTCTGGAGAGGTCGACGGGCCGGGCGTGGCCCCGCCGGCCAGGCGGGTCCGCGTTCGGCGTCCGGAGGGCCTGTGA
- a CDS encoding TVP38/TMEM64 family protein → MLDPVPAARPTGGLAVRCTRALLSPWSRFSLLVAVLLAAAATMLFLEPQRLLATGWPAQLSGGAAAVVLFGVAYGVCTVAFVPRPLLNLAAGALFGSQAGLAAALAGTVLGAGISFGLGRVLGQDALRTLLRGRWLKAADGQLSRHGFRSMLALRLFPGVPFAAANYCAAVSRMGYPPFLMATGLGSVPNTAAYVIAGSEASSPTSPAFLAAMGFIVLTGLGAAVVAWRKRHRLTAE, encoded by the coding sequence ATGCTCGACCCCGTCCCCGCCGCCCGGCCCACAGGCGGCCTCGCCGTGCGCTGTACGAGGGCACTGCTCTCGCCCTGGTCCCGGTTCTCGCTGCTCGTCGCCGTGCTGCTGGCCGCCGCGGCGACGATGCTGTTCCTCGAACCCCAACGGTTGCTCGCCACCGGCTGGCCTGCCCAGCTGAGCGGTGGCGCCGCCGCGGTCGTGCTGTTCGGTGTCGCCTACGGCGTGTGCACCGTGGCCTTCGTACCGCGGCCACTGCTCAATCTCGCCGCCGGTGCGCTCTTCGGTTCGCAGGCGGGGCTGGCCGCTGCGCTGGCGGGTACCGTGCTCGGCGCGGGCATCTCGTTCGGGCTGGGCAGGGTGCTCGGGCAGGACGCGCTCCGTACGCTGCTGCGCGGGCGCTGGCTCAAGGCGGCGGACGGTCAGTTGAGCCGGCACGGTTTCCGCTCGATGCTGGCGCTGCGGCTGTTCCCCGGTGTGCCGTTCGCGGCGGCCAACTACTGCGCGGCCGTCTCGCGCATGGGGTATCCGCCGTTCCTGATGGCCACCGGGCTCGGCTCGGTCCCGAACACCGCCGCGTATGTCATCGCGGGCAGCGAGGCCTCGTCACCGACGTCGCCCGCGTTCCTGGCCGCGATGGGCTTCATCGTGCTGACGGGGCTCGGCGCGGCCGTCGTCGCCTGGCGCAAGCGCCACCGCCTCACCGCCGAGTGA
- a CDS encoding DUF6233 domain-containing protein, with translation MELGIGLRARPIEVHVGHCYAIGKRHRAVSREQALAALAEGIRACAHRRPDTELGVL, from the coding sequence ATGGAACTCGGCATCGGCCTCCGCGCCCGCCCCATCGAGGTCCACGTTGGGCACTGCTACGCCATTGGGAAGCGGCACCGGGCCGTCAGCCGGGAGCAGGCCCTCGCCGCGCTCGCCGAGGGGATCCGGGCCTGCGCTCACCGCCGACCGGACACCGAGCTCGGGGTGCTGTGA
- a CDS encoding UBP-type zinc finger domain-containing protein, which translates to MSQAIAGIDPTVPPSGTVCVECEAAQGWWLHLRRCAQCGHVGCCDSSPEQHASRHFADTGHPIIQSFEPGEDWFWNFRTKEMFSEGPNLAPPHQHPQTQTVPGPHERVPPDWQSRTH; encoded by the coding sequence ATGTCGCAGGCCATTGCGGGTATCGACCCGACGGTACCGCCCAGCGGAACCGTCTGTGTGGAATGTGAAGCGGCGCAGGGCTGGTGGCTGCATCTGCGCCGCTGCGCCCAGTGCGGACACGTCGGTTGCTGTGACAGCTCCCCGGAGCAGCACGCCTCCCGACACTTCGCCGACACCGGGCATCCGATCATCCAGAGCTTCGAGCCGGGCGAGGACTGGTTCTGGAACTTCCGCACCAAGGAGATGTTCAGCGAGGGCCCGAACCTGGCACCGCCGCACCAGCACCCGCAGACGCAAACGGTGCCCGGCCCACACGAACGGGTGCCTCCCGACTGGCAGAGTCGCACCCACTGA
- a CDS encoding spermidine synthase, producing MNESIPVIRDVDQGTARLLPDVDRDRAWLLTVDGAPQSYVDLDAPDHLEFEYARRLAHVVDCAAAPGVPLDVLHLGGGALTLPRYVAAARPGSRQDVAEADLGLLALVAEHLPVPDGSGITVHGADARSRLEQTPPGSVDVLIADVFGGSRVPAHLTTVEYAQAARRALRDGGVYAANLADGAPFGFLRSQLATFAAVFEELALIAEPAVLRGRRFGNVVLVASRSPIDTATLTRRCAADAFPARVEHGPALDRLVKAARPVRDGEAVASPEPPDGAFSIG from the coding sequence GTGAACGAGTCAATACCTGTCATCCGGGACGTGGACCAGGGCACCGCCAGACTCCTGCCCGACGTGGACCGGGACAGGGCCTGGCTGCTCACCGTCGACGGTGCACCCCAGTCGTACGTCGACCTCGACGCGCCGGACCACCTCGAATTCGAGTACGCGCGACGACTCGCCCATGTCGTGGACTGCGCCGCGGCACCGGGCGTACCGCTGGACGTACTCCATCTCGGCGGTGGTGCGCTCACCCTGCCCCGCTATGTCGCCGCGGCCAGGCCGGGCTCCCGCCAGGACGTCGCCGAGGCCGACCTCGGGCTCCTCGCCCTGGTCGCCGAGCATCTGCCGGTCCCCGACGGCAGCGGGATCACCGTGCACGGCGCGGACGCGCGCAGCCGGCTGGAACAGACCCCGCCCGGCTCCGTCGATGTCCTGATCGCGGATGTCTTCGGCGGCTCGCGAGTGCCCGCCCACCTCACCACAGTCGAGTACGCACAGGCTGCCCGCCGGGCGCTGCGCGACGGCGGAGTCTACGCCGCCAACCTCGCGGACGGCGCACCCTTCGGCTTCCTCCGCTCCCAACTGGCCACCTTCGCGGCCGTCTTCGAGGAGCTCGCACTGATCGCCGAACCGGCGGTGCTGCGCGGCCGGCGCTTCGGCAACGTCGTCCTTGTCGCGTCCCGAAGCCCTATCGACACGGCGACGCTGACCCGCCGCTGTGCCGCCGACGCCTTCCCCGCCAGGGTCGAGCACGGGCCCGCGCTGGACCGGCTCGTCAAAGCCGCCCGGCCGGTCAGGGACGGCGAGGCGGTCGCCTCACCCGAGCCGCCCGACGGAGCCTTCAGCATCGGCTGA
- the tuf gene encoding elongation factor Tu, which translates to MPKTAYVRTKPHLNIGTMGHVDHGKTTLTAAITKVLSDRGTGTFVPFDRIDRAPEETRRGITINIAHVEYETDTRHYAHVDMPGHADYIKNMVTGAAQLDGAILVVSALDGIMPQTAEHVLLARQVGVDHIVVALNKADAGDPELTDLVELEVRELLSAHGYGGDGVPVVRVSGLKALEGDPRWTAAVEALLDAVDTYVPMPVRYTDAPFLLSVENVLTITGRGTVVTGAVERGTVRVGDRVSVLGPDIETVVIGLETFGKPMESAEAGDNVALLLRGVERDRVRRGHVVAAPGSVTPSRRFTAQVYVLSAREGGRTTPVTTGYRPQFYIRTADVVGDVDLGAVAVARPGDTVDLTVELGRDVPLETGLGFAIREGGRTVGAGTVTGLL; encoded by the coding sequence ATGCCCAAGACGGCATACGTGCGCACCAAGCCGCACCTCAACATCGGCACCATGGGCCACGTCGACCACGGCAAGACCACCCTGACCGCCGCCATCACCAAGGTCCTCAGTGACCGCGGAACCGGCACGTTCGTCCCGTTCGACCGGATCGACCGTGCGCCGGAGGAGACCCGGCGAGGCATCACCATCAACATCGCGCACGTCGAGTACGAGACCGACACCCGTCACTACGCGCATGTCGACATGCCGGGACACGCCGACTACATCAAGAACATGGTCACCGGCGCCGCCCAGCTCGACGGGGCGATCCTCGTCGTCTCCGCGCTCGACGGGATCATGCCGCAGACCGCCGAGCACGTCCTGCTCGCCCGTCAGGTGGGTGTCGACCACATCGTCGTCGCCCTCAACAAGGCGGACGCGGGTGACCCCGAGCTGACCGACCTGGTCGAGCTGGAGGTCCGCGAGCTGCTCTCCGCGCACGGCTACGGTGGCGACGGTGTCCCTGTCGTACGGGTGTCGGGCCTGAAGGCCCTGGAGGGCGACCCGCGGTGGACCGCGGCCGTCGAGGCGCTGCTGGACGCCGTCGACACGTATGTGCCGATGCCGGTCCGCTACACCGACGCGCCGTTCCTGCTGTCGGTGGAGAACGTCCTGACCATCACCGGCCGGGGCACCGTCGTCACCGGAGCCGTCGAGCGCGGCACCGTGCGGGTCGGTGACCGGGTGTCGGTGCTGGGCCCGGACATCGAGACGGTTGTCATCGGTCTGGAGACCTTCGGGAAGCCGATGGAGTCCGCGGAGGCCGGCGACAACGTGGCCCTGCTGCTGCGCGGGGTGGAGCGTGACCGAGTGCGTCGCGGCCATGTGGTCGCGGCGCCCGGCAGTGTGACGCCGAGCCGCCGTTTCACCGCGCAGGTGTATGTCCTGTCGGCGCGGGAGGGCGGCCGGACCACCCCGGTGACCACCGGCTACCGGCCACAGTTCTACATCCGCACCGCGGACGTCGTGGGCGACGTCGACCTCGGTGCGGTGGCGGTGGCGCGCCCCGGGGACACGGTCGACCTGACCGTCGAGCTGGGCCGCGACGTCCCGCTGGAGACCGGACTCGGCTTCGCGATCCGCGAGGGCGGCCGCACCGTCGGCGCGGGCACCGTCACCGGACTGCTCTGA
- a CDS encoding patatin-like phospholipase family protein, translated as MTDTALVLGAGGVTGGAWTTGILYGLAKADVDLSTADLIIGSSAGAVVGAQLASGLLGLPELYELQLADPQGMTGGKLGALTFLRYAGAVLSARTPEAYGRKLARIAKDAHLGITAEERRAEIAGRLLSPDWPGCSLRITAVDAATGELHTFDKDSGVPLVDAITASSAVPAVWAVATFQERSWIDGGVHSPANAHLAAGYGRVVVIAPTASGNKVIVSPRSQAAELAAKGARVEVITPDAAAKKAFGRNPLDPGRRAAAARAGLAQSAAHTEAVAAVVSS; from the coding sequence ATGACAGACACAGCACTGGTGCTCGGTGCCGGCGGCGTCACGGGCGGCGCCTGGACGACCGGAATTCTGTACGGGCTCGCGAAGGCGGACGTGGACCTGTCCACCGCCGATCTGATCATCGGCAGTTCGGCGGGTGCGGTGGTCGGCGCGCAGCTGGCCTCCGGACTGCTCGGCCTTCCGGAACTGTACGAACTCCAGCTCGCCGATCCGCAGGGCATGACCGGCGGCAAGCTCGGCGCGCTGACGTTCCTGCGCTATGCGGGGGCCGTGCTGTCCGCACGTACCCCCGAGGCATACGGGCGGAAGCTGGCCCGGATCGCGAAGGATGCACACCTCGGCATCACGGCGGAGGAACGGCGTGCGGAGATCGCCGGCCGTCTCCTGTCGCCCGACTGGCCCGGGTGTTCCCTGCGCATCACCGCGGTCGACGCGGCCACCGGTGAACTCCACACGTTCGACAAGGACAGCGGAGTACCCCTCGTGGACGCCATCACCGCGAGCTCCGCCGTCCCGGCCGTATGGGCCGTCGCCACCTTCCAGGAACGGTCCTGGATCGACGGCGGGGTGCACTCCCCGGCCAACGCCCATCTCGCCGCAGGCTACGGGCGCGTCGTCGTCATCGCTCCGACGGCCAGTGGCAACAAGGTCATCGTCTCGCCGCGCTCGCAGGCGGCCGAGCTGGCCGCGAAGGGCGCCCGCGTGGAGGTCATCACCCCGGACGCGGCGGCGAAGAAGGCATTCGGACGCAACCCCCTCGACCCCGGCCGACGAGCCGCGGCGGCCCGTGCCGGGCTCGCCCAGTCGGCGGCGCACACCGAAGCCGTCGCCGCGGTCGTGAGCAGCTGA
- a CDS encoding DUF4267 domain-containing protein has translation MLTTSATVLAGLLGAALIFMGGRAFTTPQAAVGFGIPDTPADDPAFRPWLRVKGLREIACGVFVFVLMLVATTSLLGWYVMALAAIPAGDAVVVLRSGGPKGAAYGIHGATAVVMLATSIGLLV, from the coding sequence ATGCTCACCACCAGTGCCACTGTTCTCGCCGGCCTGCTCGGCGCGGCCCTCATCTTCATGGGCGGGCGCGCCTTCACGACGCCGCAGGCCGCCGTCGGATTCGGCATTCCCGATACACCGGCCGACGACCCCGCCTTCCGGCCCTGGCTGCGCGTGAAGGGTTTGCGCGAGATCGCGTGCGGGGTCTTCGTCTTCGTTCTGATGCTCGTCGCGACGACGTCGCTGCTGGGTTGGTACGTGATGGCGCTCGCTGCGATACCCGCCGGAGATGCGGTGGTCGTGCTGCGCAGCGGTGGGCCGAAGGGCGCCGCCTACGGCATCCACGGCGCAACGGCGGTGGTGATGCTGGCGACCAGCATCGGCCTCCTGGTCTGA
- the sigJ gene encoding RNA polymerase sigma factor SigJ, producing the protein MGTAGTSADEIAGERRQLINVAYRLLGSLAESEDAVQEAYARWYALPRGRQDEIVSPGAWLTTVTGRICLDVLGSARARRERYVGAWLPDPLPDHAEWDHGHGTDPADQMVLDESVTMAFLVVLESMTPAERVAFVLHDVFRYPFAEIADILGRTPAACKQLAASARRRVRVARAPVTAAGQADVVRHVKEAWETRDIAALVDLLDPAAVMTADGGGMVGTVLRPIEGGARIAQYMVAIADKAPGLELLERSVNGVPGLVAQRAGAVMTVASFDVADGRVTRIWAVRNPEKLRPWVRDG; encoded by the coding sequence ATGGGGACGGCTGGGACGAGCGCCGATGAGATAGCCGGTGAGCGGCGCCAACTGATCAATGTCGCCTACCGGTTGCTCGGTTCACTGGCCGAGTCCGAGGATGCCGTACAGGAGGCCTACGCGCGTTGGTACGCGCTGCCGCGAGGCCGGCAGGACGAGATCGTATCCCCCGGCGCCTGGCTGACGACGGTGACCGGCCGCATCTGCCTGGACGTGCTCGGCTCGGCGCGGGCCCGGCGTGAACGCTATGTCGGCGCGTGGTTGCCCGATCCGCTGCCCGACCACGCCGAGTGGGACCACGGTCATGGCACCGACCCCGCCGACCAGATGGTCCTGGACGAATCGGTGACCATGGCCTTCCTCGTCGTCCTGGAGTCGATGACACCCGCCGAGCGGGTGGCGTTCGTCCTGCACGACGTCTTCCGGTACCCCTTCGCCGAGATCGCCGACATCCTCGGCCGGACCCCTGCGGCCTGCAAGCAGCTCGCGGCCTCCGCCCGGCGGCGGGTGCGCGTCGCGCGGGCTCCGGTGACGGCGGCCGGGCAGGCCGACGTGGTGCGGCATGTCAAAGAGGCATGGGAGACCAGGGACATCGCGGCCCTCGTCGACCTCCTCGACCCGGCCGCCGTGATGACCGCCGACGGTGGCGGCATGGTCGGTACCGTCCTACGCCCGATCGAAGGCGGTGCGCGCATTGCCCAGTACATGGTCGCCATCGCCGACAAGGCTCCCGGGCTCGAACTCCTGGAGCGGTCGGTCAACGGTGTGCCGGGCCTGGTGGCCCAGCGTGCCGGCGCCGTCATGACCGTAGCCTCGTTCGATGTCGCCGACGGCCGCGTCACCCGGATCTGGGCGGTCCGCAATCCGGAGAAGCTGCGGCCGTGGGTGCGGGACGGCTAG
- a CDS encoding NADP-dependent oxidoreductase, with protein MNQMTSRRAVVRVPSGPQSIETVDVPVAEPGPAEIRVKIAAAAINPVDLGVAGGVFHQLGLVHQPDYTGLGWDFAGTVDAAGPGVELQVGTRVAGFIDGFDRDHGSHAEHLLVSAANVAVVPDGMDLVEAAAVPLNATAAAQLVDLLGEASSEARRLLVTGAAGAVGAHVAVLAQDRGWQVTGMARAADEPFVRGLGVDFATDLGRGWDAVADAGALQEHALRAVRDGGRFVGVQPASRLPEERGIAVEVVFAHPDGALLARLLARVTTGELPARVHAVAPLDEAAGAYQAMAKGGVRGRIVLVP; from the coding sequence ATGAATCAGATGACGTCCCGGCGGGCCGTGGTCCGTGTGCCGTCCGGGCCCCAGTCGATCGAGACCGTCGACGTCCCGGTGGCTGAGCCGGGGCCGGCGGAGATCCGGGTCAAGATTGCCGCCGCAGCGATCAACCCGGTCGACCTGGGGGTGGCCGGGGGCGTCTTTCACCAGCTCGGATTGGTCCACCAGCCGGACTACACCGGTCTCGGCTGGGACTTCGCCGGCACTGTCGATGCGGCCGGACCCGGCGTCGAGTTGCAGGTCGGCACCCGTGTTGCCGGGTTCATCGACGGTTTCGACCGCGACCACGGATCCCATGCCGAGCACCTCCTCGTCTCCGCCGCGAATGTCGCCGTCGTTCCGGACGGCATGGACCTGGTCGAGGCGGCGGCGGTGCCGCTCAACGCCACCGCCGCAGCCCAGCTCGTCGACCTCCTCGGTGAGGCGTCGAGCGAGGCTCGGCGCTTGCTGGTGACCGGCGCGGCCGGTGCGGTGGGCGCGCACGTCGCCGTACTCGCCCAGGACCGCGGCTGGCAGGTGACCGGGATGGCTCGAGCGGCCGACGAGCCGTTCGTCCGGGGCCTCGGCGTCGACTTCGCCACCGATCTCGGGCGGGGCTGGGATGCCGTCGCCGACGCCGGAGCCCTGCAGGAGCACGCCCTACGGGCGGTGCGCGACGGTGGCCGTTTCGTCGGCGTGCAGCCGGCCTCGCGGCTTCCCGAGGAGCGCGGCATCGCCGTCGAGGTCGTGTTCGCCCATCCCGACGGTGCGCTTCTCGCCCGATTGCTCGCACGGGTGACGACGGGGGAACTGCCGGCTCGCGTCCACGCCGTCGCGCCGCTCGACGAAGCAGCCGGTGCCTACCAGGCGATGGCCAAGGGCGGCGTCCGCGGCCGGATCGTTCTCGTCCCGTGA